In one Candidatus Nitronereus thalassa genomic region, the following are encoded:
- a CDS encoding tetratricopeptide repeat protein, producing the protein MKHLLHSVLIPFILMSCLIPQVLLAKETAKDLASESMEECQRGRSADARHIRLAHFERAQELAERAVALNDQLPDAHYSLFCTLGEQLRIDGENLMSAFGFPKMMAELNRTLELNPNHLSAISSKATFLVRLPSLFGGDVKKGKELLRRVIREDPKCINARLTLAQVLADDGEYAEAIALATTALKFSEESGQQDFIKDSKRMLARLQSKHLVSR; encoded by the coding sequence ATGAAACATCTTTTACATTCCGTCCTTATCCCCTTTATTCTCATGAGTTGCCTGATCCCTCAGGTCTTGTTGGCCAAGGAAACCGCAAAAGACCTGGCCTCAGAATCGATGGAGGAATGTCAACGTGGTCGCTCAGCCGATGCACGGCATATCCGGCTTGCCCACTTTGAACGAGCACAAGAACTCGCCGAACGGGCCGTTGCTTTAAATGATCAACTGCCCGATGCCCACTACTCGCTCTTCTGCACCCTTGGGGAACAATTACGGATTGATGGGGAAAATCTCATGTCGGCATTTGGTTTTCCCAAAATGATGGCGGAATTGAATCGGACCTTGGAGTTAAATCCTAACCATCTGAGCGCGATTTCTTCCAAAGCGACCTTCCTAGTAAGACTACCGAGCCTTTTTGGAGGGGACGTCAAAAAAGGCAAAGAACTTCTTCGACGGGTCATTCGCGAAGACCCCAAGTGCATCAATGCCCGGTTGACCTTGGCTCAAGTTCTCGCCGATGATGGGGAATACGCCGAGGCTATTGCCTTAGCCACCACGGCACTGAAATTCTCAGAAGAATCTGGACAACAAGATTTTATTAAGGATTCGAAACGGATGTTGGCTCGATTGCAATCGAAACATCTTGTTTCTCGGTAA
- a CDS encoding mismatch-specific DNA-glycosylase gives MASSPPSGLLPDHIRPGVKVLFVGINPGLRSSQLGHHYAGHSNRFWKLLYEANCVPSPLTYHQDGQLPTWGYGLTNIVDRPTSGTHELTALDFSKGRQALLKKVMRYRPKLVALLGLTIRKALFSAIHTTKPGKNKPNSRPTVGLQTEKFGGALVFVLPNPSGRNAHYSYHEMLRLFRQLHRLNRRL, from the coding sequence ATGGCGTCTTCCCCCCCTAGTGGTTTATTGCCGGATCATATCCGCCCAGGAGTCAAGGTGCTATTTGTTGGTATAAACCCGGGATTACGATCGTCTCAATTAGGCCACCATTATGCGGGACATTCCAACCGGTTCTGGAAATTACTTTATGAGGCTAACTGCGTACCCTCCCCTCTTACCTATCATCAGGATGGACAACTGCCCACCTGGGGCTATGGCCTGACCAACATCGTGGATCGGCCAACCTCAGGTACCCATGAGCTGACGGCTCTGGATTTTTCCAAGGGCCGTCAAGCACTCTTGAAAAAAGTGATGCGATACCGGCCCAAACTGGTTGCGTTACTAGGACTCACTATCAGGAAGGCATTGTTTTCAGCAATTCACACAACGAAGCCTGGAAAAAATAAGCCGAACTCTCGACCCACGGTGGGCCTCCAAACAGAAAAGTTTGGGGGAGCTTTGGTGTTCGTACTCCCCAATCCCAGTGGCAGGAACGCCCACTACTCATATCACGAAATGCTGAGACTATTCCGCCAGCTTCATCGCCTGAACCGACGCCTCTAA
- a CDS encoding substrate-binding domain-containing protein produces MTSILALVLGNALAYSETQELTGRCLVIGNGPERYAIEALAKDFESLHPKTSLDFFWHQNARPVEEVRKGNAHIAITGMLEKDLPSTIVAWDGIAVITNFANPIEDISTAQLKQIFEGKLKFWSQVYEEGPEAKIRIFQRTWNQNIRQSFEQHINLENSKDSRVPVVEKEEHTFKAVNGDIYSISYVSMGPALQAHKDGYGVTLLFIDGIEPEYQTVLDGTYPLRRPVVFVQGKKPNPVAKAFLEFVLSPAGQRAVKAGASGLFQDRTSSVIKYYPLKNE; encoded by the coding sequence ATGACCTCTATATTAGCCCTGGTCCTGGGAAACGCTCTGGCCTATTCAGAAACACAAGAACTCACTGGCCGTTGCCTCGTGATTGGAAATGGGCCGGAACGCTATGCTATCGAAGCCCTCGCCAAAGACTTTGAGTCCCTTCATCCAAAAACCTCCCTTGACTTTTTTTGGCACCAAAATGCTCGCCCGGTAGAAGAGGTCAGAAAAGGAAATGCACATATCGCCATCACAGGAATGTTAGAAAAAGATCTTCCTTCAACGATTGTGGCCTGGGATGGGATTGCCGTCATCACGAATTTTGCCAACCCCATTGAGGATATTTCCACGGCCCAACTCAAGCAAATATTTGAAGGAAAACTTAAATTTTGGTCGCAGGTTTACGAGGAAGGGCCTGAGGCTAAAATCCGTATTTTTCAAAGGACATGGAATCAAAATATTCGCCAGAGTTTTGAACAGCACATCAACCTGGAAAATTCTAAGGACTCCAGAGTTCCAGTGGTTGAAAAAGAAGAACACACCTTTAAAGCCGTCAATGGGGACATTTATTCCATCTCCTACGTGTCCATGGGCCCGGCATTGCAAGCCCACAAGGATGGCTATGGAGTAACCTTGCTGTTCATCGATGGGATTGAACCGGAATACCAGACCGTCCTGGACGGCACCTACCCCCTCCGACGCCCAGTCGTCTTCGTACAGGGGAAAAAACCCAATCCCGTGGCTAAAGCGTTCCTAGAATTTGTACTGTCTCCGGCTGGTCAAAGAGCGGTGAAAGCCGGCGCCAGCGGACTTTTTCAGGATCGAACCAGCTCCGTAATCAAGTATTATCCCCTGAAGAACGAATAA
- a CDS encoding cyclase family protein → MSCSPRKLLDITLPLSDRTLVFPGDLPPEIQRVSDLKQGNSLTVSRVSMGCHVGTHVDAPGHFLSQGMMVDELPLSCFYGQALVIGQEGKRIIDKADVEKKAIPPRHHIFFKTDNGTLLNGQVFLKERCVLSSQAAQYLTTLKPLSIGWDYYSLDSSENLDAFPAHTILAQANIPVFVCLQLRAIAEDLYEFSGFPIPLENVEGAPVRAILIRPEKE, encoded by the coding sequence GTGTCATGCTCCCCGCGAAAACTCCTTGATATCACCCTTCCCTTATCAGACCGCACGTTAGTATTCCCAGGAGATTTACCTCCTGAAATCCAACGTGTGTCAGACCTCAAGCAGGGTAATTCTCTAACGGTGTCAAGGGTGAGCATGGGTTGCCATGTGGGGACGCATGTGGATGCTCCCGGTCATTTTTTGTCTCAAGGAATGATGGTGGATGAGTTGCCGCTGTCGTGCTTTTACGGACAGGCATTGGTGATTGGACAAGAGGGCAAACGAATTATTGATAAAGCGGATGTGGAAAAGAAGGCGATCCCACCCCGACATCATATCTTTTTCAAGACGGACAACGGGACTCTATTGAATGGGCAAGTCTTTTTGAAGGAACGATGTGTTCTATCAAGCCAGGCCGCGCAATATCTCACGACATTAAAGCCCCTTTCAATTGGGTGGGATTATTATAGCCTGGATTCTTCAGAGAACTTGGACGCGTTTCCTGCCCATACGATTTTGGCTCAGGCCAATATCCCTGTGTTTGTGTGTTTGCAGTTGAGGGCCATTGCAGAAGACCTATATGAGTTTTCTGGATTTCCTATACCGCTGGAAAATGTCGAGGGTGCTCCTGTGAGAGCTATTCTTATCCGTCCTGAAAAAGAATGA
- the msrA gene encoding peptide-methionine (S)-S-oxide reductase MsrA yields the protein MKLYKWLGWLGLSGLLVLCFSLPTMSQNPKAEGEFAKATFAGGCFWCMEHPFDELEGVVSTTSGYTGGHKENPTYPEVSAGGTGHTEAVQIVYDPKKITYRELLKVYWRNTDPTVSDAQFCDHGTQYRPEIFYHNEEQQKQAEESKKEIEDIKTFPQPIVTKITKATTFYPAEDYHQNYYQTNPIRYKFYRLACGRDARLAELWGKA from the coding sequence ATGAAACTTTATAAATGGCTTGGGTGGCTTGGGTTGAGTGGCTTGTTGGTGTTGTGTTTCTCTCTACCTACAATGAGCCAGAACCCTAAAGCCGAAGGGGAATTTGCCAAGGCGACCTTTGCTGGTGGGTGTTTCTGGTGTATGGAACATCCGTTTGATGAACTGGAAGGCGTGGTGTCGACTACCTCGGGTTACACCGGAGGACACAAAGAGAATCCTACATATCCGGAAGTATCGGCGGGAGGGACTGGCCACACCGAGGCCGTACAAATTGTGTATGATCCGAAAAAAATCACCTATCGGGAATTGTTAAAAGTCTATTGGCGAAATACCGACCCGACGGTATCGGATGCACAATTTTGTGATCATGGGACGCAGTACAGACCCGAGATTTTTTATCACAACGAAGAACAGCAAAAGCAGGCCGAAGAATCCAAGAAGGAGATCGAAGACATCAAAACATTCCCGCAGCCTATTGTGACGAAAATTACCAAAGCGACAACCTTCTACCCGGCTGAGGACTATCATCAAAACTATTATCAAACGAACCCGATTCGTTATAAATTCTATCGGTTGGCGTGTGGTCGGGATGCGCGATTGGCGGAGTTATGGGGAAAAGCCTAG
- a CDS encoding MutS family DNA mismatch repair protein → MYQVSSAVTMMETWNHRQNRETAIIRGIDRGTRLCVQCEQRSAMFSRVRMGIVLLAIIVCAILYNHEWFVTGNWVLVGWVVVFIGVAHYHNRLEDGLTKLRLWIQIKQTNLARLQLNWKDIPDSHIVLPSDHPYGVDLDIAGGHSLLKLLDTSVSNEGQTRLVSWVAHQNDHPQSFSEWTFRQELVKELTQLSGLRDRIQLEAKRVSHTLLNGDRINVLLKDSLEIPHLALILGVTGGLATTNVVLFLVWALGLGPGYWLISFLPYAFLMLMVGGRLSHVFERTLDLHMELHKLAAVIGLLEKRSFRAVSAISQVTEPFRAGEGLPSVAIKHLAKVCSGLSVKGHPLIHIAIHLIGPWDAVWTWYLQKVCGRLRPLLPSWLDHFATIDAGMALSTFAYLNPHYAWPKRRESLSAKDAGVAATAMGHPLLPHEQRIRNDFELRAVGQLFLVTGSNMSGKSTFLRTIGINVCLAQAGAPVCAESWDWSWMRILTCLRVGDSLEEGLSYFYAEVKRLKSILASVSGAEHYPVLFLIDEIFKGTNNRERLLGSEAFIRELTKGHGLGLVTTHDLELARLEDELPGIINVHFQETVGEKELQFDYQLRPGPCPTTNALRIMAMEGLPVPKQESP, encoded by the coding sequence ATGTACCAAGTATCGTCCGCGGTCACAATGATGGAGACGTGGAATCACAGGCAGAATCGTGAAACGGCAATAATTCGTGGTATCGATCGCGGTACACGCCTATGTGTGCAGTGTGAACAACGGAGCGCGATGTTCAGTCGAGTGCGCATGGGAATCGTTCTTCTCGCCATCATTGTTTGCGCCATTCTCTACAACCATGAATGGTTTGTGACGGGAAATTGGGTCTTGGTTGGCTGGGTGGTCGTGTTCATAGGAGTTGCGCATTACCATAACCGGCTAGAGGACGGATTGACTAAACTTCGACTCTGGATACAAATCAAACAAACGAATTTGGCTCGGCTGCAACTGAATTGGAAAGACATTCCCGACTCACACATTGTGTTGCCTTCTGACCATCCCTATGGAGTGGATTTGGATATCGCTGGTGGACATTCCCTGCTCAAATTATTGGATACCTCGGTCTCCAACGAGGGGCAAACACGTTTGGTGTCGTGGGTGGCGCATCAAAATGATCATCCCCAGTCTTTTTCTGAATGGACCTTTCGCCAAGAGTTGGTGAAAGAATTAACACAGCTTTCTGGACTTCGAGATCGCATTCAGCTGGAGGCCAAACGTGTGAGTCATACACTCCTTAATGGTGATCGGATAAATGTCCTTTTGAAAGATTCATTGGAAATACCTCATTTGGCTCTCATTCTGGGAGTCACCGGCGGGTTGGCCACAACTAATGTCGTGTTGTTTTTGGTATGGGCGCTAGGGCTCGGGCCAGGCTATTGGTTAATTTCTTTTCTCCCCTATGCCTTCTTGATGTTGATGGTTGGGGGACGGCTCAGTCATGTCTTTGAGCGAACCCTCGATTTGCATATGGAATTACATAAACTCGCAGCCGTGATTGGCCTATTGGAAAAACGATCGTTTAGGGCTGTGTCGGCGATTAGTCAGGTGACCGAACCTTTCCGTGCGGGCGAAGGGCTACCCTCTGTCGCTATCAAACACTTGGCAAAAGTGTGTAGTGGCCTGAGTGTCAAGGGCCATCCATTGATTCATATCGCCATCCACCTGATCGGACCCTGGGATGCCGTATGGACCTGGTACTTGCAAAAGGTCTGTGGTCGGTTGCGTCCCCTGTTGCCCAGTTGGCTTGACCATTTCGCGACTATCGATGCTGGCATGGCTCTGAGCACGTTTGCGTATCTGAATCCTCACTATGCGTGGCCGAAGCGGCGAGAAAGTCTTTCGGCAAAGGATGCCGGAGTTGCGGCTACTGCCATGGGCCACCCCCTCTTGCCACATGAACAACGGATTAGGAATGATTTTGAGCTTCGGGCGGTTGGCCAACTGTTTTTGGTGACCGGATCGAATATGTCAGGAAAAAGCACATTTTTACGCACCATTGGGATCAATGTCTGTTTGGCGCAAGCCGGAGCGCCGGTCTGTGCTGAATCCTGGGATTGGTCTTGGATGCGTATCCTGACCTGCCTTCGTGTGGGAGATTCCCTTGAAGAAGGACTGTCCTATTTTTATGCCGAGGTCAAACGGCTGAAAAGCATTTTGGCCTCTGTGAGTGGGGCTGAACATTATCCCGTACTTTTTCTCATTGACGAAATTTTCAAAGGAACCAATAACCGCGAACGGTTACTTGGAAGTGAAGCTTTTATTCGTGAATTGACGAAAGGTCATGGGTTAGGACTTGTCACCACCCATGATTTGGAATTAGCCCGATTAGAAGACGAGTTGCCTGGCATTATCAATGTCCATTTTCAAGAGACCGTTGGGGAGAAGGAATTACAGTTTGACTACCAACTCCGTCCCGGTCCTTGTCCCACTACCAATGCTCTTCGCATTATGGCCATGGAAGGCTTGCCGGTTCCGAAACAGGAATCCCCCTAG
- the oadA gene encoding sodium-extruding oxaloacetate decarboxylase subunit alpha, with protein MAQKPTSPGKKKTDSAPVEKKAPSKKRSDSFELEPSQGRKIHLTDVALRDGHQSLLATRMRSEDLIPAAEELDKVGFWSLEVWGGATFDACLRFLKEDPWERLKAFRKAAPNTRLQMLLRGQNLVGYRHYADDVLEQFIVKSAEHGIDVFRIFDALNDIRNIKPAMKVVKQCKKHVEATICYTVSPVHSLHHYVEQAKELEDLGADTICIKDMAGLLPPFEAYELIRRMKAAVRTPIHLHTHYTSGMASMSSLMAILGGLDILDTAMSPLSGGTSHPPTETFIAALKNTPYDTGLDLSQLTPVAGKLREARKKYHQFESDFTGVDTDILLSQVPGGMLSNLASQLAEQNAINKMQEVLEEIPRVRKDMGYPPLVTPSSQIVGSQATMNVLTGDRYKVITNETKNYFLGYYGKPPGSLDSQTRQKAIAGAKPITGRPADNLDPELTVAKKELSDHKVSIEDVLSYALFPSVALQFIDERERGELKPEILEPLAQGGKPPSSHDLHLAPVEFRVMLHGETYHIHVSGSGQTVDGRKPYYIKVDDKLEEVYLEPLQEVLAGGPEAPISSGTAKGGRPTPSGPGDITTPMPGRVVKVLVAEGDQVSTGDSVLVIEAMKMENQVTAPIDGTVKAIHVKEGDQVNSDETLVQIE; from the coding sequence ATGGCGCAAAAACCAACATCACCAGGCAAGAAAAAAACGGACTCCGCGCCTGTTGAGAAAAAGGCACCTTCCAAGAAACGTTCCGACTCGTTTGAACTGGAACCCTCTCAGGGTCGAAAAATCCATTTGACTGATGTCGCGTTACGTGATGGACACCAATCCCTCTTGGCTACACGGATGCGTTCTGAAGATCTCATCCCCGCAGCCGAGGAACTCGACAAAGTGGGGTTTTGGTCACTCGAAGTGTGGGGTGGCGCCACCTTTGATGCCTGTTTGCGATTCCTAAAGGAAGATCCCTGGGAGCGCCTCAAAGCTTTCCGAAAAGCCGCCCCCAATACACGCCTTCAAATGTTGCTCCGCGGGCAAAATCTCGTGGGATACCGCCATTACGCCGACGACGTCCTGGAACAATTCATTGTGAAATCGGCCGAACATGGAATTGACGTATTTCGTATTTTTGATGCCCTCAATGATATCCGGAATATTAAACCGGCCATGAAGGTGGTCAAGCAATGCAAAAAACATGTTGAGGCCACTATCTGTTACACCGTGAGCCCCGTACACAGTCTGCATCACTATGTAGAACAAGCCAAGGAACTGGAAGACCTCGGGGCTGACACGATTTGCATCAAGGATATGGCAGGGTTACTCCCGCCATTTGAGGCCTATGAATTAATCAGGCGCATGAAGGCAGCGGTACGCACCCCGATCCATCTGCATACACATTACACTTCCGGCATGGCCTCAATGTCTTCGCTGATGGCCATTCTCGGTGGTCTGGATATTTTAGACACCGCCATGTCCCCACTCTCTGGCGGGACATCTCACCCACCGACGGAAACATTTATTGCGGCACTCAAAAACACGCCGTATGACACTGGGTTAGATTTAAGTCAACTGACCCCCGTGGCAGGCAAACTTCGTGAAGCTCGAAAAAAATATCACCAGTTCGAAAGCGATTTTACTGGCGTCGATACGGATATCCTGCTATCCCAAGTGCCGGGAGGCATGCTTTCCAACCTAGCCTCACAATTGGCGGAACAAAACGCCATTAACAAAATGCAGGAAGTCCTGGAAGAAATTCCCCGCGTGCGCAAAGATATGGGCTACCCGCCGCTCGTCACACCCAGCAGCCAAATCGTGGGAAGCCAAGCCACGATGAATGTGTTGACGGGAGACCGATACAAAGTCATTACCAATGAGACTAAAAATTACTTCCTCGGATACTATGGCAAACCACCAGGATCCCTAGATTCGCAAACACGGCAAAAAGCGATTGCCGGGGCAAAACCCATCACAGGAAGACCGGCTGATAATCTGGACCCTGAACTCACTGTCGCGAAGAAAGAACTATCCGATCATAAGGTGTCGATCGAAGATGTGTTGTCCTATGCCTTATTCCCTTCGGTCGCGTTACAATTCATCGATGAACGAGAACGAGGCGAGCTGAAGCCAGAAATTCTCGAACCTCTTGCCCAAGGGGGCAAGCCTCCATCTTCCCATGATCTGCATCTCGCACCCGTGGAATTTCGCGTCATGTTGCATGGCGAAACCTACCACATTCACGTCTCCGGCTCGGGCCAAACTGTGGATGGGCGCAAACCTTATTACATTAAGGTCGATGACAAATTGGAAGAGGTCTACCTAGAACCCCTCCAAGAGGTGTTAGCTGGTGGCCCGGAAGCCCCAATCAGCTCGGGCACAGCCAAGGGAGGAAGACCAACACCCAGCGGTCCAGGGGATATCACTACCCCCATGCCCGGTCGTGTCGTCAAGGTGCTTGTGGCGGAGGGAGACCAGGTCTCCACTGGAGATTCGGTTTTAGTGATTGAAGCCATGAAAATGGAAAACCAAGTGACTGCCCCCATTGATGGAACGGTCAAGGCCATTCATGTGAAAGAAGGAGATCAGGTCAATTCTGACGAAACATTGGTCCAAATTGAGTAA
- the accC gene encoding acetyl-CoA carboxylase biotin carboxylase subunit codes for MFKKILVANRGEIAMRVIRACRELNIATVAIYAECDATAIYVKKANEAYLVGPGPVQGFLDAKQIVNLAKRVGADAIHPGYGFLAENAEFAQLCEDAGITFIGPSPRALHLLGDKVQARELAKQVGVPVVPGTDGPVADYEEGLKFCHSIGYPVMVKASAGGGGRGLRVVHTDEELKDAMESGAREANAAFGNPELFIEKYVERPHHIEFQLLADKYGYVVHLGERDCSIQRRHQKIIEIAPSLVLTPRLRAQMGEAAISLARAAEFYNAGTIEFLLDQDGRYYFIEMNPRIQVEHTVTEQITTVDIVQTQIWIAAGRPLVFGQHEISLQGYAIQCRINAEDPQNGFRPSSGKVTAYLSPGGIGVRIDGVVYKDYTVPPYYDALLAKMTVQGRTWDETVRRTHRSLEEFVLRGVKTTIPFMMRIMEEPDFRAGRFDTSYLDTHTNLFEYEHALEAEDMVVALSAAIAAYEGL; via the coding sequence ATGTTTAAAAAAATCCTGGTGGCCAATCGCGGTGAAATTGCCATGCGCGTGATCCGCGCGTGCAGGGAGTTGAATATTGCTACCGTTGCAATTTACGCTGAATGCGACGCCACGGCCATTTATGTCAAAAAGGCCAATGAAGCCTACTTGGTCGGACCAGGCCCGGTTCAGGGATTTCTAGATGCCAAACAGATCGTGAACCTTGCCAAACGGGTTGGAGCTGATGCCATCCACCCTGGTTATGGGTTCTTGGCAGAGAATGCTGAGTTCGCACAATTATGCGAGGATGCGGGAATCACGTTCATCGGACCTTCTCCACGCGCCCTCCACTTGCTGGGGGATAAGGTCCAGGCCCGGGAACTCGCGAAACAAGTTGGGGTACCGGTGGTACCCGGAACCGACGGCCCTGTGGCCGACTATGAAGAAGGTCTGAAATTTTGCCATTCGATTGGTTACCCAGTCATGGTCAAAGCCAGTGCTGGGGGTGGAGGACGCGGGCTTCGCGTGGTTCATACTGATGAAGAGCTTAAAGATGCCATGGAATCCGGTGCCCGTGAGGCCAATGCCGCCTTTGGAAACCCGGAATTATTTATTGAGAAGTATGTGGAGCGCCCCCATCATATCGAGTTCCAATTACTGGCGGATAAGTACGGATATGTGGTCCATTTAGGCGAGCGGGATTGCTCCATTCAGCGACGCCATCAAAAGATCATCGAAATTGCCCCTTCTCTGGTCCTCACTCCACGGCTTCGCGCGCAAATGGGAGAAGCCGCCATCTCACTAGCCCGCGCCGCTGAGTTTTATAATGCCGGCACCATCGAATTTCTCTTGGACCAAGACGGGCGGTACTATTTCATTGAGATGAACCCTCGAATCCAAGTGGAACATACGGTCACTGAGCAAATCACCACCGTCGATATTGTTCAAACGCAAATCTGGATCGCCGCAGGTCGCCCCTTAGTGTTCGGGCAACATGAAATCAGCCTCCAAGGTTATGCCATTCAATGTCGAATTAATGCCGAAGACCCGCAAAATGGATTCCGGCCATCCTCCGGAAAAGTCACGGCCTATTTATCTCCAGGCGGCATTGGGGTGCGTATCGATGGGGTGGTTTATAAAGATTACACCGTTCCTCCCTATTATGACGCCCTTCTAGCCAAAATGACGGTTCAAGGACGAACCTGGGATGAAACCGTTCGACGCACCCACCGGTCCCTGGAAGAATTCGTGTTACGAGGCGTGAAAACCACGATCCCATTCATGATGCGCATCATGGAAGAACCTGATTTTCGAGCGGGACGCTTTGACACCTCCTATTTAGACACCCATACAAATTTATTTGAATATGAGCATGCCCTGGAAGCAGAAGATATGGTGGTCGCACTATCAGCCGCCATCGCAGCCTATGAAGGACTGTAA
- a CDS encoding alpha/beta fold hydrolase has translation MPFISLWKRREDLSIDSLPANGMTYLAPLLVQMLFITLLVTSCTTSTPTRPQTINLAHRHTVQTTTMLGHTLAYLDEGQGPPIILLHGFGGSMWQWEHQQEALAKDHRVITPDMLGSGLSDKPDIDYSPTFLLNAFTEFMDNLGIPQATLVGNSMGAALAIGMALTHPERVSKLVLISGFPAKIAESIASSSYKRFIDSRPPIWLARIGLWLTGRWATKRILSEIIHDPTLVTPIVIERSYQNRKASDFLPPLYSQIEHIPDWEKDFGPRLKDITQPTFIIWGDQDRVFPSAVGHTMHDTIPHSMFFQVSNSGHIPQWERPEIVNPALLQFFNQNH, from the coding sequence ATGCCTTTCATCTCGTTATGGAAAAGGCGTGAGGATTTATCTATAGATTCTCTTCCCGCGAACGGCATGACATATCTTGCACCTCTGCTGGTCCAGATGCTGTTCATCACCCTACTTGTGACAAGCTGTACGACCTCCACACCAACAAGACCACAGACCATTAACCTTGCACACCGCCATACGGTGCAAACGACTACGATGCTTGGTCATACCCTGGCATACCTCGATGAAGGCCAGGGCCCTCCGATCATTCTTCTCCATGGTTTCGGTGGATCTATGTGGCAATGGGAACATCAACAAGAGGCCCTGGCAAAAGATCATCGCGTCATTACTCCTGATATGTTGGGCTCCGGACTCTCGGACAAACCAGACATCGATTACTCCCCCACTTTCCTACTCAACGCCTTCACTGAATTTATGGATAACCTTGGCATTCCACAGGCCACGCTTGTCGGAAATTCCATGGGTGCAGCCTTGGCAATCGGCATGGCACTCACGCATCCAGAACGAGTCTCCAAACTAGTACTTATCAGCGGGTTTCCGGCAAAAATCGCCGAGAGTATCGCTTCGTCTTCATATAAAAGGTTTATCGACTCACGCCCTCCGATTTGGCTGGCACGCATAGGCCTTTGGCTCACAGGCCGTTGGGCTACCAAACGCATTTTGAGTGAAATCATTCATGATCCCACATTAGTCACCCCAATCGTCATTGAGCGGTCATACCAAAACCGGAAAGCATCGGACTTTCTCCCACCGCTATATTCTCAAATCGAACACATACCTGACTGGGAAAAAGACTTCGGGCCACGATTAAAGGACATAACACAACCAACATTTATTATTTGGGGAGATCAGGATCGCGTTTTTCCCAGCGCCGTCGGTCACACCATGCACGACACAATACCTCACAGCATGTTTTTCCAAGTCTCCAACTCAGGTCATATTCCACAATGGGAACGTCCAGAAATCGTCAACCCCGCACTGCTACAATTTTTTAACCAAAATCACTAG
- a CDS encoding 50S ribosomal protein L11 methyltransferase: MSDYTIDILILTSVDANELTGLLHHPGLLGTWVDNHTIHVYWDPTHWSSDIPELIQIALQTLGITPSKDMLCICTIPSQDWNAIWASQVQPIRIGQRVRIRPSWVPASTNPQDIDLVLDPKQAFGTGHHATTQLLTEWLEDTIQGGEVILDVGTGSGILAMVGIRLGAERAQGFDCDTQAIDCAREYAQLNGFGEELVFSVATLDQYPRATIDVIVANVDRRTLLEIANPLKQFLAPDGRLFLSGLLVDDQEEISAAFEEHGWTMLESRTRGEWLALKFTHQYKLS; this comes from the coding sequence ATGAGTGACTATACAATTGACATTCTCATTCTTACCTCCGTTGATGCCAATGAATTGACAGGCTTGCTCCATCACCCCGGCCTCTTAGGAACATGGGTCGACAATCACACGATTCATGTGTACTGGGACCCCACGCATTGGTCCTCGGATATTCCTGAGTTGATCCAGATTGCTCTGCAGACCTTAGGCATCACTCCCTCCAAAGATATGCTGTGCATATGCACGATTCCTTCTCAAGATTGGAATGCCATCTGGGCGAGTCAGGTACAACCCATTCGAATCGGACAACGTGTACGCATCCGGCCAAGTTGGGTCCCTGCCTCAACCAACCCACAGGACATTGATTTGGTCCTTGACCCCAAGCAGGCTTTTGGAACCGGCCATCATGCGACTACGCAGCTTTTGACTGAATGGCTCGAAGACACCATTCAAGGCGGTGAGGTCATACTCGATGTCGGAACAGGTTCAGGCATTCTGGCCATGGTAGGGATTCGGTTGGGAGCCGAGCGCGCACAAGGATTCGATTGCGATACCCAAGCCATTGACTGTGCTCGCGAATATGCCCAACTGAATGGATTTGGAGAGGAACTTGTCTTCTCCGTTGCGACGCTTGATCAATATCCACGAGCAACAATAGATGTGATTGTCGCCAATGTGGACCGTCGTACGCTGCTGGAAATTGCAAACCCTTTGAAACAATTCCTTGCGCCAGACGGGCGACTTTTTCTTTCAGGTCTTTTGGTGGACGACCAAGAAGAAATCAGTGCAGCATTTGAAGAACACGGATGGACGATGTTGGAGAGTAGAACTCGTGGAGAATGGCTGGCATTGAAATTTACTCATCAGTACAAGTTGTCGTAG